The following DNA comes from Chitinophagales bacterium.
TTATAATCAGTTACTAATATAAAGGCTAATTCTGTATTTGCCAACTCTTCATCATGAATATGGTGTATTAAACACTCTACAGCATCGTATTTGTATTGTTTTCCCTTGCTGGTTACCACCTGCGAAGCATGAGTTTTATCTACAATATTCATTGAACAATAAGCACATTGGTCACTACCATATCTTATTTCTTCGGGCGATACGCTACAAGATATTAAAAACAACAAGTAGCAAAATACTATAACAATAAAAGGTTTTTTCATTTAAACTATTCTTTTTTGGCTTCTTTCATTCCTACAAAAAAAGCGACTAAAGATAAACCCATTCCGCCAAATAAAGCTATTGCTCCACTACGAGGGTATGAGTGTGCCACAAAGTTAAGAATTGTTTTGGTGCCTATTAATGGTGGCTGATATGCCATAGGTGTGCCATCATCATTAGTAAATTTTATAGCTGCTGTTTCTTTTAAATTGTGTCCGTAATTATACTCCCACTTATAAAAATCATACATGCCTGCTGTTCCAAACAAACTCATTACTATAAACCAAAGCAAAAATAGTTTGTGCTTGCCTACAATGCCAATTATTATACCTAATAATGCCATTGTCCCAATAACCACAGGAAATATTTTAAACTCTAACATATCGGTAGGTATGTCTTTCATGCCTACATAGTGGTTCATTAGGTTTATGTTTTGAATATCGTTAGGGTTGGCGTCCGCTATCTTATTAATATGTATATTCATACCAATAGGTTCCGGATATTGAGGGGCTTCTAAAGTAATGTTCCAAAGTGGGAGAACAAACAAAGCTAAGAGCAATGCAGCTCCTACTATCATAATAATTTTTGACAGTTTCATGATTTTATAATTTTTAAAAGAAAAAAATGTAAGGGGCTGTATTCACAAAGCCAGCCCCTTACGGGTTACCACTTATTCTGCGTCTGTAGGATCGCCATCTAAGGTATAAGATATTGGAACGCTAGATCCTTTTGCTGAAACCCTAACATAACCCTGCATTTCTTGGTGTAATGCAGAGCAGAAGTCTGTACAGTAGAATGGCCATACACCTTCTTGTTTTGGTTCCCAAACAAAAGTTTCTGTTTGTCCAGGCATAATTAATAGTTCTGAAGTATTAGCACCTATCATTGAAATACCGTGAGGTACATCAAAGTCTTGCTCTAAGTTAGTAACGTGGAAATATACTTTATCTCCCACTTGTACTCCTTCAATATTATCCGGTGCAAAGTGCGAACGTATCATTGTCATATAAATATGTACTACATTTCCTTCTCTTACTACTTTAGCTTCAGACTCACTTGTAGCAGCATATTTGTGTTTGTTTTCATCTAACTTAAATATTTTGGCACTTCTATCTTTTATTAAATCGGCAGGACAACCAGCAGCGTAGTGAGGTTCACCTACTGTAGGGAAATCTGAAAGTAATTCCATTTTATCGCCACTAATATCATATAATTGAGCTGATTGTGTTAACTCAGGACCTGTAGGTAAGTATCTATCTTTAGTTATTTTATTCATAGCTACTAAGTATTTGCCAGTTGGTTTTCTAGAGTTTCCACCTGGTATCATTAAGTGTCCTACTGAGTAGTATGTTGGTTTTCTGTCTATTACTTCCCAAGTTCCTAATTTCCATTTTACTACTTCAGAAGAAATAAAGAATGTAGTATAAGCATTTCCTTTATCGTCAAACTCTGTATGTAATGGACCTAAGCCTGGTTGTTTTACTACGCCTGCCACTACATCTTCATAATTTAAGATTGGAATACCATAAGCTTCTCCGGCAAATTTTTTGCCTTCTATAGCTTCTTGCATTCTAGTGAAAGAGTGTACTGTAAGGTCGGCAGATAATTTTCCGTTTCCTACTATATATTCTCCCGATGGATCAACATCACAACCGTGAGGTGATTTTGGTGTAGGTAAGAAATAAACTGCTCCCGGTACTTCTGTTGGGTCAACTACTAAAACTTCATTCATCATTGTAGAAGTAGCAGTATGTGTTTCATCGCTATAAACGTTATGTGCATATTTAGCCGGCATTTTTTTGCCACCGCCATTATTTACATATTCTTCAATTTTTTTCCAGTTAACTGCTGCTATATAATCTTTATCGTTTTGCGAAGCATTAACTTCTAATAATGAATTAGCTTCTTCTGTATTGTAGGTAGTAAAGAAAAACCAACCATGAGATTTTCCTCTTCCCGGGTGAGATAAGTCATAGTCAAACCCAGGCATTATTAACTGAAATTTAATACCCATGTGTCCTGTTTCTTGATCTACAGAAATAAAACTAAGTGCTCCTTTAAAGTTTGATTTGTATTCTGAAATAGGCATATCTTTTTGCGGAATAGGAACAGAAAAACGAGTACCTGCTACTACGTATTCTGTGTTTTCAGTAACGAAAGATGAACTGTGGTTACCGGCACTATTTGGTACTTCTATAATTTCTTCTGTTTCAAAAGTAGATAAGCTAATTCTTGCTATTCTTGGTGTGTTGTTTCCGTTAATAAACACCCATCTTCCGTCTAACTCTCCATTAGTTTGAGAAATGTCCGGGTGGTGGGAATCATCCCAAGGCACAAAACCATAAGATGTGTTTAACATTGGTTTTGTTTCTTCGTTAAAACCATAAGCTTTTTCTGCATCTACAGAAAAAACAGGAATAACTTTAAATAATCTTGCAGACGGTAAGCCATATACAGCTAACTGACCGCTGAAACCACCCGAAACAAAGGCATAGTATTCATCATGCTCTCCGGGTGCTACATATACTTTTTCAGCAGCATTGCCCGATAATGCACCACTTTTACTGTCTTTTTTCTTTGAACTTGTGTTGCCACAGCTTGCTAAAACAAGCACCGCAACAAGCGTGTAAATAATATTTTTAATTGTTTTCATATTTTTTTAATTGTTTTAATGTTTTTATTGTTTGTTGTCTTCTGACCTAAAATATTCTAAAATTTTTCTAGCATCTTCTTCACTCACATTTTGGTTAGCCATAGGAGAAAGGTATTCAGCCAATAAATCTTTAGCTAATTTATTTTTTTCTACCATTTCTTCTGGATTCATAATCATGTTCATTATCCATTCTGGTGTTCTTCTTTCTGTAACGCCTAATAATGCTGGACCCACAAAACGTTTTTCTATTTTATGGCATGCAGAGCAAAGTGTTTTAAATGTTTCTTTACCTTCGGCAGCCATTGTTTCGTCTATTTCGCCTAATTCTACACTGCTTATTGGCCCTATTCCTTTGTCTTGCATTGGATCTACTTCGGCAGTAGTTTCTTCTGCTGGTGTAGATTCCACTCGTTCTACTTCAACATTTTCACTATTACTGCTTGAATCGCTTGAACAACTGTAAATAGCAAATATTGCCATTAATAAAATTCCTATTGATTTTTTCATTTGTTTTCTTTTAAATTGATTAATGTTTTTTGTTTTAAAATTTATCTTTTTTATTCTGCTGGTACAATTACGTTATCTATAACATGCACCCAACCATTGCTAACTTTTACAGATTTTAAAATTTCAAATCCACCAACGGTTATTTTGCCGTCATTATCTACCACATCTAAATACTGCCCAGATGCCATATATAGCTTTCTGCCTTTTTTAGCTTCTTTTTGAAGTTGCTCAATAGGATAATTAGCCGGGGCAACATGATTGGTAAGAATGTAAGCCAATTTTGCTTTGTTTTCTGGTTTTAACAATTCTTGAACAGTTCCTTCCGGAAGCTTGTCAAAAGCTGAATTTAATGGAGCAAAAACCGTTAATGGTCCGGCATTAACTAAAGCGTCTGCTACGCCTGCCGCATCTACTGCCGCTACTAAAGTTGAAAAATCGTCTAATGACTGTGCTAACTGCAAAGCATTAGGGTCAGAAACTTCATCAACCACGCCCGACTGTCCGTGAGATTCCGTTTCAGTAGTTGCACTATTAGACACTACACTTTCTTCTTGTGTGGTGCTTTCAGTAGAACTGTTGCAGGAAAAAAGAGCCACTACGGCTACTAATAAAATGAGATTTAATTTGTTCATAACTATTTCGTTTTGTTTTAATTATAGGGCAAAGTTACAACCCAAATGATTTATATCATAGGATTTATGTCATTATTTAAGATGATTTTGTCCTTTTTTTTGAAATTTATTTTCCATTAGGGTTATCTATACTTTATAATTATAGTATTAGCTATGATTTATTTAATTTATTACTTTTGCAAAAGTAGCATGAAACAAGAACAAAACAATAGTTCAATTGAAGAATATAAAATAGTTCTTCCTCAGTTTGAAGGGCCATTTGACTTATTGCTTTTTTTTATAGAAAGAGATGAGTTAGATATTTATGATATTCCTATAGCTCAAATAACGGACAATTTTTTGAACTATATTCATCAGCTTAATCAATTAAATATTGAAGTTGCCAGCGAATTTATTTTGGTGGCAGCTACTTTGATGAAAATTAAATCTAAAACTTTAATTCCAAGAAAAGAACTGGACGAAGATGGCAACGAAATAGACCCACGAGAAGAATTAGTACAAAGGCTTTTAGAATACAAAAAATATAAAGAGGTAATAGAGCAACTTAGGGAAATGGAAGCCGACCGACTGCTTAAAAACAAACGTGGCGGTAGTGGCAAAGAAATGCAAAAAATAGCAGAACTGTTTTCTACAGAAGCAGAACTTGAAAATTTAGAACTATACCAACTGCTTAAAGCATTTAAACGTGTAATGAATAAACTACACGAAAGGGAAAGCAAGCCCGTGCATACGGTAGTGAAATACAATTATACCATAAGAAACCAAAAAAACTATCTATTAGAAGCCGTAGCAAAACAACCCAAACTTGCTTTTGAAGATGCTTTTCTTCAATTAGAAAACAGAGTGCAGGCTGTTTTTACTTTTTTGGCCATGTTAGAACTTATTCAAGAAAAATTTTTAAAAATAAGCTCCGGTGTAGGTATTAATAATTTTTGGTTAAGCAAGGGTTAGTTATACCGATTAGGAATATATAATAGTCCAATTTCAGCTTCGCTTTATTGTGCTAAATATATTGCTCTATCGGCATTTACCATTGTAAAACACAAAATAGTCTAATCTATTTTGTGTTAACAATTGGTATTAATCCACTTCGCAAGTTAAACAGGCTAAGCCGTTTTCTGTCATAAGCCAAGTATTGTTGTCTAAATCTTTACTTTTTTTGGTAGCTTGTAGCACGGGGTCTTTTATATATTTGCTGGTATATTTACCAAAATTTATTTCTGTACCCACAGGTACTTCTAAAGTATATTTTACTTTTTGAAATCTAAACTGCCCTTCGTCTTTTATTTCTAAAGTAGTAGGCAAAACAAGTTCACTGCTATCTTTAAATTCTAATTGGTAGCTTATTTTATCTATATGTTGCTTACACTCTTCTACTGTTCTTCCTCTACTTGAAACTGCCGCTTCTAACTTAAATTCTTTTGCCGGTTTTACCTGCAAAATAGCAGAATTTAAAAACAAGGTGTTTATTTCTGGACGATACAGGATATTTTTAGCGTTGAACCCATCTTCATTTATATTAAATTGAAAACCTCCTTCTTCGTCTAATTCTGACTGTTTAAAATTTATGGTAACTGTTTTTAATGAATCTGCAAAAGGAACATCTATGTAATTAAATGCTATTTCTTCTTTACTAAAGTTTTTAGCTACATCTACTGTAGCCACAACAAAAGCTAAAAGAGCTACCAACATTAAAACGCCACTAATAATAAGCGTTTTTGCCCATGAAACTTTAGATTTTTTATATGCTTTGGCTATTAAATATAGTAAAAAGATACTTGGTATAGCCACCAAAGCAAAAATGGAAAAGGCAAATAGTAAAAAGAAGAAATTGCTACTAAATACAAGGTTTAGGTATTCTTCTCCAAAGAAATTAATAAAAAAAGTACCTCCCGACCAAGCTATAGAAAACACAAAAAACTTAAAAAACAATATTAATCCTACTATTAATAAAGCTGCTTTAAACAATAGTTTTAATATTTCTTCTGCGTTTCTGCCTCCTGTTTTGCCTAATTCGGCTAAATTTTCTTTGCTAAAATTTTTTTTTACCGATTCCGAAATATTACTAAGATTAATCGGCTCGCCTTTCATTTGCATTTTTTGGATATTAGTTTCTGCTTTGGGCATTATTATCCAAAGTATAATATAAATACCGCCCACAGGCACGCCCACACTGGCTATACCTAATATTACAAATATTAAACGCAACCATATAGCATCTATACCTAAATAGGCACCTAAACCACCCAGTACACCTGCTATTATTTTATCATCGGGGTTTCTAAATAGTTTTCTGGTAGTGCCACTGTTTTGTTTATATGAATTTTGATTTTCATTGCTCCCATTGGTTTCTTCATCTATAACTTCCACATCGCCCAGCGTAGCTATTGATTCTTTTACCATATTAATATTTACAACTTGAGTAAATTTTCCCAGTTTTTCGGTAAATAATTCAGCAAAGCGGTTTTCTATATCGTTAATAATTTCGCCTTGTTCTTCGCTGTTATTAAATGTAGCTTTTACTTTGTTTAAGTAGTTTTCAAGTAAAGTATAAGCATCATCATCTATTTGAAATGCCAAACCTGCAAGGTTAATATTTATAGTCTTTTTCATAATTTTAAGATTTTGTAAGGGTGTTTACTGCTGTTTTTAAAAAGTCCCAAGTTTCATGTAGCTCAGTTAAAGCCTCTTTTCCATTGTTGGTTATTGAATAGTACTTTCGCGGTGGCCCAGAAGTAGATTCTTGCCAATTATATTCTAAAATTCCGGCATTTTTTAAGCGGGTTAATAAAGGATAAACCGTACCTTCTACTACTATCATTTTAGCATCTTTAAGTTGCTGTATAATATCGGTAGAATAGGCTTCTCCTTCATTTAAAATAGCCAAAATGCAATACTCCAATATTCCTTTTCGCATCTGCGTTTTTGTATTTTCTACATCCATTGCATATTAATTTGTAATGCAAATATATAAACTTTATTTGGTACTATGTAAAACAAAGTAGTGTTTTTTTGAAAAAAATTATCTCTACGCCTATTTTGTAATATAAATTATACACTCCACACGCTGTTGCCCACTTTATATTTTGCTATTAATTTTTATCTACCAATAGAAGTGCTATGTTTAGGCACTAAATAAAATCAAAAGCTTATGTTAGATCAATTTGAAGTAACAGGAGGAAAAAAACTTAAAGGAAATATTATACCTCAAGGAGCTAAAAATG
Coding sequences within:
- the nosZ gene encoding Sec-dependent nitrous-oxide reductase → MKTIKNIIYTLVAVLVLASCGNTSSKKKDSKSGALSGNAAEKVYVAPGEHDEYYAFVSGGFSGQLAVYGLPSARLFKVIPVFSVDAEKAYGFNEETKPMLNTSYGFVPWDDSHHPDISQTNGELDGRWVFINGNNTPRIARISLSTFETEEIIEVPNSAGNHSSSFVTENTEYVVAGTRFSVPIPQKDMPISEYKSNFKGALSFISVDQETGHMGIKFQLIMPGFDYDLSHPGRGKSHGWFFFTTYNTEEANSLLEVNASQNDKDYIAAVNWKKIEEYVNNGGGKKMPAKYAHNVYSDETHTATSTMMNEVLVVDPTEVPGAVYFLPTPKSPHGCDVDPSGEYIVGNGKLSADLTVHSFTRMQEAIEGKKFAGEAYGIPILNYEDVVAGVVKQPGLGPLHTEFDDKGNAYTTFFISSEVVKWKLGTWEVIDRKPTYYSVGHLMIPGGNSRKPTGKYLVAMNKITKDRYLPTGPELTQSAQLYDISGDKMELLSDFPTVGEPHYAAGCPADLIKDRSAKIFKLDENKHKYAATSESEAKVVREGNVVHIYMTMIRSHFAPDNIEGVQVGDKVYFHVTNLEQDFDVPHGISMIGANTSELLIMPGQTETFVWEPKQEGVWPFYCTDFCSALHQEMQGYVRVSAKGSSVPISYTLDGDPTDAE
- a CDS encoding PspC domain-containing protein encodes the protein MKKTININLAGLAFQIDDDAYTLLENYLNKVKATFNNSEEQGEIINDIENRFAELFTEKLGKFTQVVNINMVKESIATLGDVEVIDEETNGSNENQNSYKQNSGTTRKLFRNPDDKIIAGVLGGLGAYLGIDAIWLRLIFVILGIASVGVPVGGIYIILWIIMPKAETNIQKMQMKGEPINLSNISESVKKNFSKENLAELGKTGGRNAEEILKLLFKAALLIVGLILFFKFFVFSIAWSGGTFFINFFGEEYLNLVFSSNFFFLLFAFSIFALVAIPSIFLLYLIAKAYKKSKVSWAKTLIISGVLMLVALLAFVVATVDVAKNFSKEEIAFNYIDVPFADSLKTVTINFKQSELDEEGGFQFNINEDGFNAKNILYRPEINTLFLNSAILQVKPAKEFKLEAAVSSRGRTVEECKQHIDKISYQLEFKDSSELVLPTTLEIKDEGQFRFQKVKYTLEVPVGTEINFGKYTSKYIKDPVLQATKKSKDLDNNTWLMTENGLACLTCEVD
- a CDS encoding cytochrome c, which translates into the protein MAIFAIYSCSSDSSSNSENVEVERVESTPAEETTAEVDPMQDKGIGPISSVELGEIDETMAAEGKETFKTLCSACHKIEKRFVGPALLGVTERRTPEWIMNMIMNPEEMVEKNKLAKDLLAEYLSPMANQNVSEEDARKILEYFRSEDNKQ
- a CDS encoding PadR family transcriptional regulator, which produces MDVENTKTQMRKGILEYCILAILNEGEAYSTDIIQQLKDAKMIVVEGTVYPLLTRLKNAGILEYNWQESTSGPPRKYYSITNNGKEALTELHETWDFLKTAVNTLTKS
- a CDS encoding fasciclin domain-containing protein, coding for MNKLNLILLVAVVALFSCNSSTESTTQEESVVSNSATTETESHGQSGVVDEVSDPNALQLAQSLDDFSTLVAAVDAAGVADALVNAGPLTVFAPLNSAFDKLPEGTVQELLKPENKAKLAYILTNHVAPANYPIEQLQKEAKKGRKLYMASGQYLDVVDNDGKITVGGFEILKSVKVSNGWVHVIDNVIVPAE
- a CDS encoding segregation/condensation protein A, yielding MKQEQNNSSIEEYKIVLPQFEGPFDLLLFFIERDELDIYDIPIAQITDNFLNYIHQLNQLNIEVASEFILVAATLMKIKSKTLIPRKELDEDGNEIDPREELVQRLLEYKKYKEVIEQLREMEADRLLKNKRGGSGKEMQKIAELFSTEAELENLELYQLLKAFKRVMNKLHERESKPVHTVVKYNYTIRNQKNYLLEAVAKQPKLAFEDAFLQLENRVQAVFTFLAMLELIQEKFLKISSGVGINNFWLSKG
- a CDS encoding nitrous oxide reductase accessory protein NosL; this translates as MKKPFIVIVFCYLLFLISCSVSPEEIRYGSDQCAYCSMNIVDKTHASQVVTSKGKQYKYDAVECLIHHIHDEELANTELAFILVTDYNNPGTMTQAKEAHFLISKNIPSPMGANLSAFKNIEAAQATQQENGGEIYNWETINEKMRLKK